In Flammeovirgaceae bacterium 311, one DNA window encodes the following:
- a CDS encoding hypothetical protein (COG0577 ABC-type antimicrobial peptide transport system, permease component) produces MYRTYLKLAWRNLQKSKVYSLLNILGLAIGLSCFILISLYVLDELSFDRYHTKADRIYRVNSDIKFGDSEMHIAETPDVMGAILKKDFPQVEEYVRLYNNTGAQHLKKGESYLNEERVVHADSSFFRVFSFTPVAGDLDKALSTPNSVVLTESMALKYYSTKQVLGKPLENIRGQVFDITAVIEDMPANGHFQFDFIFSMDNFPYEWESYLSHNFHTYLLLKEGVSAEEFQPRLDQYIADYVMPRIGQMLNVKSIQELEASGNSLAYSLTPLTDIHLYSSRRSELSPSGNIQYVYIFSAVALFILLIACVNFMNLATARSASRAREVGICKVLGSQRGQLVMQFLAEATLMALLAMLIALVLVVIALPHFNELAAKSISMQLILQPQFMLFLLLLPFLVGLLAGSYPAFVLSAFKPVQVLKGKLNMGAKGGDFRNVLVVFQFATSIMLIIGTIVVYQQLSYMQNKNLGFNKEQVLIVENTWVLENRAAAFKNEVLQMAGVQSGTYSGFLPINESYRNNQSFSKEAVMNSTSGFNMQRWQIDYDYLNTLGMELVAGRNFSRTYGGDSSAVIINETTAKMLGYEDPVGKKLYQVGDYNSGAVNGLEIIGVVRNFHFESMHQQIGPLCMVLNNHSRMASFKVDADKIPALLSGIEDKWAAMTSGMPFSYRFLDDDFAEMYRAEQQVGQITLIFTVLAIVVACLGLFGLSTFIAERRAKEIGIRKVLGASVEGLVQLLSKDFLRLVLIAFLIASPIAWYAMHNWLQDFAYRIDLSWWYFAGAGVLALFIALATVSVQAVKTALSNPVKNLRAE; encoded by the coding sequence ATATCCTGGGCCTGGCCATTGGCTTGTCCTGCTTTATCTTGATAAGCCTTTATGTGTTAGATGAGCTAAGCTTTGATCGCTACCACACCAAGGCCGACCGTATTTACCGCGTCAACAGCGACATTAAGTTTGGCGATAGTGAAATGCACATAGCCGAAACGCCTGATGTGATGGGGGCGATTTTAAAAAAGGATTTCCCGCAGGTAGAGGAGTATGTGCGACTGTATAACAACACAGGAGCACAACACCTGAAAAAGGGGGAAAGCTACCTCAATGAAGAGCGCGTAGTCCATGCCGATTCCAGTTTTTTCCGGGTGTTTAGTTTTACTCCGGTGGCAGGCGATCTTGATAAAGCCCTGAGCACTCCAAACTCCGTGGTGCTTACCGAATCTATGGCACTTAAATATTATAGCACCAAACAGGTGCTGGGCAAGCCACTGGAAAACATCAGGGGCCAGGTATTCGATATCACGGCAGTTATTGAAGACATGCCCGCCAACGGGCATTTCCAGTTCGATTTCATTTTTTCCATGGATAATTTTCCCTATGAATGGGAGAGTTATTTAAGCCACAACTTCCACACCTACCTGCTCCTGAAAGAAGGGGTAAGTGCAGAAGAATTTCAGCCCAGGCTTGACCAGTACATTGCCGATTACGTAATGCCACGTATTGGACAGATGCTGAACGTTAAGAGCATACAGGAACTGGAAGCTTCGGGAAACAGCCTTGCTTACTCACTCACACCGCTTACGGATATTCATCTCTATTCCAGCAGGAGATCGGAGCTTAGCCCCAGTGGCAACATACAGTATGTGTATATTTTCTCGGCGGTAGCTTTGTTTATCCTGCTGATTGCCTGTGTAAACTTTATGAATCTGGCTACTGCCCGCTCGGCCAGCAGGGCCAGGGAAGTGGGCATTTGTAAAGTGCTGGGCTCACAGCGCGGGCAGCTGGTCATGCAGTTCCTGGCAGAAGCCACCCTGATGGCACTGCTGGCGATGCTCATTGCCCTGGTACTGGTCGTGATTGCATTGCCCCATTTCAACGAGCTGGCTGCTAAATCAATTTCGATGCAGCTGATCCTGCAACCCCAGTTCATGCTCTTTCTGCTCCTGCTTCCTTTCCTGGTTGGCTTGCTGGCAGGTTCTTATCCGGCTTTTGTTTTATCTGCTTTTAAACCCGTACAGGTGCTCAAGGGCAAACTCAACATGGGGGCAAAAGGGGGCGACTTCAGAAATGTGCTGGTGGTGTTTCAGTTTGCTACCTCTATCATGCTCATTATTGGCACCATTGTGGTGTACCAGCAGCTGTCTTACATGCAGAACAAAAACCTGGGTTTTAACAAAGAGCAGGTGCTGATTGTGGAAAATACCTGGGTGCTGGAAAATCGTGCAGCTGCTTTTAAAAATGAAGTGCTGCAAATGGCGGGGGTGCAATCGGGTACCTATAGCGGCTTTCTGCCTATCAACGAGAGCTACCGGAATAACCAGAGCTTCTCCAAAGAAGCGGTTATGAACTCCACAAGCGGCTTTAACATGCAAAGGTGGCAGATAGACTACGACTACCTGAACACCCTGGGCATGGAGCTGGTAGCGGGTAGAAATTTCTCCAGGACTTATGGAGGCGATTCTTCTGCCGTGATTATCAATGAAACTACTGCCAAGATGCTGGGTTATGAAGATCCCGTCGGAAAAAAATTATACCAGGTGGGTGACTACAATTCCGGTGCCGTCAACGGCTTAGAGATTATTGGGGTAGTCAGGAACTTCCATTTCGAATCCATGCATCAGCAAATCGGGCCGCTCTGCATGGTGCTGAACAACCACAGCCGCATGGCCTCTTTCAAAGTTGATGCTGATAAAATTCCTGCCCTGCTTTCCGGGATCGAAGATAAATGGGCAGCCATGACGTCGGGTATGCCCTTTAGCTACCGCTTTCTGGATGATGATTTCGCAGAGATGTACCGTGCAGAACAGCAGGTGGGTCAGATTACGCTCATCTTCACCGTGCTTGCCATCGTAGTGGCCTGCCTGGGGCTTTTTGGGCTGTCTACTTTTATAGCAGAAAGGCGGGCCAAAGAAATTGGCATACGCAAAGTGCTGGGTGCTTCTGTAGAGGGGCTGGTGCAGTTGCTCTCCAAAGATTTTCTCAGGCTGGTACTCATTGCTTTTCTCATTGCCAGCCCCATTGCATGGTATGCCATGCACAACTGGCTGCAGGATTTTGCCTACCGCATAGACCTTAGCTGGTGGTATTTTGCCGGAGCAGGTGTATTGGCCCTTTTCATTGCCCTGGCCACCGTTAGTGTGCAGGCTGTGAAAACCGCCCTTTCCAACCCGGTAAAGAATTTAAGGGCGGAGTAA